One segment of Nothobranchius furzeri strain GRZ-AD chromosome 13, NfurGRZ-RIMD1, whole genome shotgun sequence DNA contains the following:
- the LOC129163824 gene encoding uncharacterized protein isoform X2 translates to MRNITHHYNTVTNKKLLERQLRHGRLGKINISLSALGQAVVVPTDPQEGVDNKKADRRSTDTTFPELCGPPCEALTKPENILASRSSWCFVPHPGQQQLLNYVLDISRPKDELIVETSSGCLTRADFWTLGLNKEMESTIANGCFELITKIVQSKGISVYIGNLYVTRTWLAPYGCDPLQSFPTDAQRMDIIVLPLDTCSFPVVCKSCFLTHTNC, encoded by the exons ATGAGAAATATAACTCATCATTATAACACTGTCACCAACAAGAAACTTCTGGAGAGGCAGCTAAGACATGGTCGACTTGGAAAGATCAATATCTCATTGTCGGCACTGGGTCAAGCTGTCGTAG TCCCTACAGATCCTCAGGAAGGAGTTGACAACAAGAAAGCTGATAGAAGGTCAACAGATACAACTTTTCCTGAACTGTGTGGACCACCGTGCGAAGCTCTGACAAAGCCTGAGAACATTTTGGCCAGCCGTTCATCGTGGTGTTTTGTACCGCACCCTGGCCAACAACAGCTT CTCAACTATGTTCTGGACATCAGCAGACCCAAAGATGAGCTGATTGTTGAAACGTCTTCTGGATGCCTCACGCGGGCAGATTTTTGGACACTGGGTTTAAACAAAGAAATGGAATCGACT ATTGCAAATGGCTGTTTTGAGCTTATCACTAAAATTGTTCAGTCAAAG GGGATAAGCGTTTACATAGGAAATCTGTACGTCACCCGGACTTGGCTTGCACCCTATGGCTGTGATCCATTGCAGTCCTTTCCT ACTGATGCTCAGAGGATGGACATCATAGTTCTCCCTCTGGACACCTGCTCATTTCCAGTTGTGTGTAAGTCTTGTTTTTTGACACATACAAACTGTTAG
- the LOC129163824 gene encoding uncharacterized protein isoform X1, whose protein sequence is MRNITHHYNTVTNKKLLERQLRHGRLGKINISLSALGQAVVAPQVCSKPRETTETVLNPAPSMSGDTVPTDPQEGVDNKKADRRSTDTTFPELCGPPCEALTKPENILASRSSWCFVPHPGQQQLLNYVLDISRPKDELIVETSSGCLTRADFWTLGLNKEMESTIANGCFELITKIVQSKGISVYIGNLYVTRTWLAPYGCDPLQSFPTDAQRMDIIVLPLDTCSFPVVCKSCFLTHTNC, encoded by the exons ATGAGAAATATAACTCATCATTATAACACTGTCACCAACAAGAAACTTCTGGAGAGGCAGCTAAGACATGGTCGACTTGGAAAGATCAATATCTCATTGTCGGCACTGGGTCAAGCTGTCGTAG CCCCACAGGTGTGCAGTAAACCCAGAGAAACCACAGAAACGGTGTTGAACCCAGCACCTTCAATGTCTGGTGACACTG TCCCTACAGATCCTCAGGAAGGAGTTGACAACAAGAAAGCTGATAGAAGGTCAACAGATACAACTTTTCCTGAACTGTGTGGACCACCGTGCGAAGCTCTGACAAAGCCTGAGAACATTTTGGCCAGCCGTTCATCGTGGTGTTTTGTACCGCACCCTGGCCAACAACAGCTT CTCAACTATGTTCTGGACATCAGCAGACCCAAAGATGAGCTGATTGTTGAAACGTCTTCTGGATGCCTCACGCGGGCAGATTTTTGGACACTGGGTTTAAACAAAGAAATGGAATCGACT ATTGCAAATGGCTGTTTTGAGCTTATCACTAAAATTGTTCAGTCAAAG GGGATAAGCGTTTACATAGGAAATCTGTACGTCACCCGGACTTGGCTTGCACCCTATGGCTGTGATCCATTGCAGTCCTTTCCT ACTGATGCTCAGAGGATGGACATCATAGTTCTCCCTCTGGACACCTGCTCATTTCCAGTTGTGTGTAAGTCTTGTTTTTTGACACATACAAACTGTTAG